The genomic DNA TCTTTCAGCTCTTCGGAGCCGACAGATGCAACGGCACCGGTGAGGTTTACTTTCTTTTGGGTACCATAGCCGATCACGACTACTTCATCCAATTTTTGGGTGTCTTCTTTCAGACTGACTTTGATCGTTTGTTCTCCATTGTATTTGATCTCTTGGGTCAAATAACCAATAAATGAGATAACGATTACATCTCCCTTTTTTACTTCCAGGACAAAATTACCGTTCATGTCGGTAACAGTACCGTTTGTAGTGCCTTTTACAACTACCGAAGCTCCTGCTACAGGGCCGAACTCGTCTTCAACGACACCTTTCAAACTTGCTTGCTGCTGAGAAATGCCAACTTTGGGAGTCGTAGTTTCGTTGGCGGCAAATATCACCCCTGATGAACAAAGGGCTACAGACAACAGCAAAAAACTGACTGGTCTTGCGATTTTCAACATACTAATTGTTTTTTGTTTAATAATAGTTAGATATAATAGGCTTTAAGAGGATCTGTTTTCTTCTACAGCTCACACTTACTTGCTTATTTTTAGTAATTAGGGTCAAAGTTTATGCTTGCACATGCGTAGTTCTTGTAGGACTATGACTTATTGTAAGAAATATAAAGCTGTATAGGCAAAAAGGAGGATTTTTTGTATGAAGTTCTTGTAGGACTATGATTAAGTTATACGAATTTGTACCAAAACATCAGAATTACCAGTCTGTTTCTTGTAGAAAACCTTGGGAGTAAACCTGATTTTCCTAGTAATTAATCTGTTGATGTTAGTAAGTTATGTGGTCTATGATTATCAACCGGAAAGTATACAATCTTCAGCTAATAGACAGATTACTTTAATATGTGGAAATATTTATCCCATCATGCTATTTATCAGTTATTTATAACCAAAGTAATATATATAGCGGGAAGCAGACGATTACATAGCAAATTAAATTATTGATTAGAATCTATCCATATAAATTTAGATCTATACAATAAGTATATAGAAAAAAAGCAAGAAAATCTGATAGGTTTAGAAAATAACACTCGGAAACGCTTAATTGTTAATTAACATTTTAAGATGTGTACTTGGTTGAAATTCCTGAGAGCTTCGGGATATATATGAAACAAACTATGGATTCATGCATCTTGCACAATACAACCATATTGTCGAATTTTCAAAGGATTTAGGGTAAAGAATAGAGGTAGTAAAAGAAAATAACGATTAATATCATTTGTATTAGTAAAATATTTTAATATATTTGTCTCAATGTATAAAAACGGTATTAAAATACATTCAATAGTATTCTTGCTAATTTTTTCTAAAAAAACATGCAAGATAATAAATAAATGTATTACATTTGCCCCGTCAAAGGACGTAGTCCTACAAGAACTATGTCATACATTTGCATGGCAAATGTATGACAGATGTTAGGAATCATACCATGAATGTAAAGAATCTATAAGTAAGGTGGTTATCACCTCCTTGGATCTTATTCATATAGTGACTATTATTATTAAACAAAAAACAATTAGTATGTTGAAAATTGCAAGACCAGTCAGCTTTTTGCTGTTGTCTGCTGCTTTATGTTCCTCAGGAACAGTGTTCGCAGCTAATGAGACAGCAACTCCTAAAGTTGGTATTTCTCAGCAACAGAAAAGTTTGAAAGGAACAGTTAATGATGTACTGGGCCCCGTAGCAGGTGCTTCAGTTGTCGTAAAAGGTACGACGAACGGTACGGTTACTGACATGGACGGTAACTTTGTTTTGGAAGTGAATAACGGTGATGTTCTTCAAATCTCTTTCATCGGTTATGTAACACAGGAAATCAAGTACACCGGACAAGCGACTTTGACTGTGAATCTGATGGAAGATACTCAGAAACTGGAAGAAGTCGTAGTTGTCGGTTACGGTACACAAAAGAAAGTGAACATGACCGGGGCTGTTGCACAGATTGACAGCAAAGCGTTAGAAAATCGCCCGGTTCAGAACGTTTCTACCGCATTGCAAGGTACTATGCCGGGTGTTCAGGTTACTTCCGGCGGTGGCCGTCCCGGACAGGATGGTGGTACGATTCGCGTGCGTGGTGTTGGTACATTAAACACGGCTGATCCTTATATTTTGGTGGATGGTATCGAAACTGGAACGATGAACTCGGTTGATCCGAACGATATCGAAAGTATTTCTGTATTGAAAGATGCTGCTTCTGCTGCGATCTATGGTTCGAAGGCGTCAAATGGTGTAATCTTGATTACGACAAAACGTGGTAAGACAGGTAAACCACGTATCTCTTATAATGGATATGTAGGTTTCCAGAAACCGACGGAAATGATTGACCGTATCAGCTCTTATGACTATGCGCGCTTGTATAGCCAGTCTATGATCGATGAAGGCTTGAATCCCCGTTTCAATGAAACTGATATTGAGAATTTCAGAAATGGTACTTCTCCTAACACGGATTGGTATGATGAAGCCTATAGAACCGGTGTACAGCATTCTCATAATGTAAGTGTGAGCGGTGGTACGGAAAATGCGAAGTATATGGGATCTGTCGGCTATTTGGGACAGACCGGTATTTTACCGAATGCGGACAGACAGCAATTTAATGCTCGTACAAATTTGGATCTGAAGCTGAATTCCAGATTGACGGTTCGTTTGAATTTGGCATATATCAAGAATGACTATTCCGACCCAATTTCTTCTTATGCATCTGGCATAAGTGAAACTGGTGATCCGAATAGTGCTGCCAGCTCTGATCAGATTATCCGTCAGTTGAACCGTATTGCTCCGTGGATTGTAGGTCGTGCTGAAGACGGTACTTATGGTACTATTGGAGATGGTAACCCACTTGCGTGGTTGGATGTTAACCAAACTGTTGACCGTAAAAATCAGAATTTCTCTGGTACCCTGTCTGCCGATTATAAAATCATCGACGGTTTAGTTGCAACAGTGACGGGTTCTTATGTTAACAATCAACAACACTATCGTGCATTTCAAAAATATATTCAGTACAATCCGAATAAGGAAACAGAACCGAATCGTTTGGAAGAACGTTTTACCGGTTGGCATCGTGCAAACTTTGATGCATTGTTGAATTTTGACAGACAAT from Parabacteroides merdae ATCC 43184 includes the following:
- a CDS encoding SusC/RagA family TonB-linked outer membrane protein, which produces MLKIARPVSFLLLSAALCSSGTVFAANETATPKVGISQQQKSLKGTVNDVLGPVAGASVVVKGTTNGTVTDMDGNFVLEVNNGDVLQISFIGYVTQEIKYTGQATLTVNLMEDTQKLEEVVVVGYGTQKKVNMTGAVAQIDSKALENRPVQNVSTALQGTMPGVQVTSGGGRPGQDGGTIRVRGVGTLNTADPYILVDGIETGTMNSVDPNDIESISVLKDAASAAIYGSKASNGVILITTKRGKTGKPRISYNGYVGFQKPTEMIDRISSYDYARLYSQSMIDEGLNPRFNETDIENFRNGTSPNTDWYDEAYRTGVQHSHNVSVSGGTENAKYMGSVGYLGQTGILPNADRQQFNARTNLDLKLNSRLTVRLNLAYIKNDYSDPISSYASGISETGDPNSAASSDQIIRQLNRIAPWIVGRAEDGTYGTIGDGNPLAWLDVNQTVDRKNQNFSGTLSADYKIIDGLVATVTGSYVNNQQHYRAFQKYIQYNPNKETEPNRLEERFTGWHRANFDALLNFDRQFGEHGLKAMAGWHTEKYDYTYNQQFRKNFPTNDLTDIAAGDAATQKNNGYTRELAMISWFGRINYDYAGKYLLEGNIRSDASSRFADGNRWGYFPSFSAAWRISEEGFMENTKDWLNNLKIRGSWGLLGNQDALTDYYPWMNTYNLDASYPLGGALQSGYYQKAYKLSSISWEKSRTWGLGFDATVNNKINVTFDYYDRRTTGIIMDVPVPAEFGLDAYKDNVGEMSNRGVEVILSYNNKWGDWSFGATGNFSYNKNELLDLGLSPDAGGVTADPNNGNKVRKIGEALNTYRVYKADGFFESDEAAQAWMDKYSTQAGYPFGTKKFKGGDLIYQDANGDGKMTADDRVLAGSSDPKFTFGLNLNAAYKGFDLSMLFTGAAGVHRLINQEVTGYFGGDDSHPATVWLDAWTPENKDATMPRVAYDVTSPSLSSNVVSTFWLQNSSYLRMKNLQFGYTLPKNVIKSVGIENVRFYYSVENLFTIHNMLVNVDPEIGDERGSSFPLTQTHAFGVNVTF